The proteins below are encoded in one region of Micromonospora pisi:
- the pgsA gene encoding phosphatidylinositol phosphate synthase produces MAKIFQVSARAGLARVIEPVARALLRRGVTPNAVTVTGTVGVLVGALGFGARGELVAGAIIVTIFALTDLLDGTMARMSGGSTKFGAFLDSSMDRVADGAVFGAVAYWLATENDRWGVAGALVCLVAGGVVSYVKARAEGLGMTANVGIAERTERLIIVGVGGILQGAGVPHALTVALWLLAAVSVFTVGQRMTHVYRQAQRIEPGVSR; encoded by the coding sequence ATGGCGAAGATCTTCCAAGTATCAGCCCGAGCGGGCCTGGCCCGCGTCATCGAACCGGTCGCCCGCGCGCTGCTGCGCCGCGGCGTGACCCCCAACGCGGTCACCGTGACCGGAACCGTCGGCGTGCTGGTGGGCGCCCTCGGCTTCGGCGCTCGCGGTGAGCTGGTTGCCGGTGCCATCATCGTCACCATCTTCGCGCTCACCGACCTGCTCGACGGGACGATGGCGCGAATGTCCGGCGGTTCCACCAAGTTCGGCGCCTTCCTCGACTCCAGCATGGACCGGGTGGCCGACGGGGCGGTCTTCGGGGCGGTGGCCTACTGGCTCGCCACCGAGAACGATCGCTGGGGGGTCGCCGGCGCGCTGGTCTGCCTCGTCGCGGGCGGCGTCGTCTCCTACGTCAAGGCGCGGGCCGAAGGGCTCGGTATGACCGCCAACGTGGGTATCGCCGAGCGCACCGAGCGGTTGATCATCGTCGGGGTCGGCGGCATCCTCCAGGGCGCCGGCGTCCCGCACGCGCTCACCGTCGCGCTCTGGCTGCTCGCAGCGGTCTCGGTCTTCACCGTCGGGCAGCGGATGACCCACGTCTACCGCCAGGCCCAGCGGATCGAGCCGGGCGTGAGCCGGTGA